In the Afipia sp. GAS231 genome, GGAATGTCGATGCAAGTCCGAGACGCTGGCGCTTGTTGATCACGTAACGCACGCAGTCGACCGTCAGCGACAGCTTTCCCGGTGTCGCATTGTGCGACGACGAGATCGAATAAAGCCTGGGCTGCAGAGGTTCCAGCGCCTCGACAAAGGCCTCGGGGTGCGGACGGACGCGCGAAAACTTCTGCAACACCGCCATCACGTCCAGCGTGGCGGCGTCGCCATCGGGGTCTTCGCCTTGCGCCAGCGCGCGCGCCTTCTCGCGCAGCGCGCCGCCGGTGAGGTACGAGATCAGCTCGAACAGCGAGTCCGGCGCCGGAGACAACGAGACATCGTCGAGCAAGACCTCGCGCAATGTCTTGCCCCTCACCGCCGTGGTATGCGACGCGCCGAGCAGCGCGATGACCTGGTCCACCAGGCCGAGATCGTTGCGGGCAAAGATGCCGAAGGAATCTCCGACGACGTAATCGAGTCCGCAGCCGGACAAGTCAAATTCAATATGCCAGGTTTCCTTTTCCGAACCCTTGCCGTTCAGCAACCGGCGCGACAGGAATTTTGCCGGCGCCGGATTGTCTCGCGAGCGTCCCGCTTCCGCGACCACGGCCGGTGCCACGGGCGCGGCTGCCGTTGCCGACGACGGCGATGGTGGCGCTTTGTCGATCTCCTCATAGAGCGACTTCAGCATCCGCGCGGTTTCCTTGCCGCCGGGGACGCAGAGATTGAGGCGCGCTTCGCTCTTGCTGGCGATCGCTTCGGAATAGTTATGGCAGTCGTAGCCGCACTGGCCGCAATCCTGCTGCGCCATCGCCGCCATGAACTTTCGTCGCAACGGGCGGCCTTCGGCGAGCTTCATGCGATCGGCGATCGGCATGGTCTGGTCGTGCCAGGGCGCTTCGCCGTCGTCGCCATCGCCGCCGGCCATGACGGCGGCACCCTCTTCGGCCGACAACGGCGTCGGTGCGTCCGACAACAGGCCGGCAAAGAAGCCGTTCAGCCATGACCGCTGCGCTTCCGAAAACGGCGCGCTGCCCGGAATGATCTCGATCTTCGGCGGGGGCGTGATCTGGTTCATGAGGACACCTCGGCATCGGCGAGCCTGCGCAGCGTCTCGCCGTCATGGCGGCGCGCAAACGAAAGGAAGGTTTCATCGGGCGATGAGCGATGTGCGAGATACGCTTTCAGCAGCCGCTCGACCGCCTGCGGCGCATCCTCGGCCTTGAGATCGTGGAAGACCTCCTGCCCGACATCCGCGTTGGGACCGAAGCCGCCGCCTGCGAACAGATGATACCCTTCGACGGTGTCCTCCTCGCCGACTGGCACCCGCGCCCCGATCAACCCGATATCGCTGATGTAGTGCTGGGCGCAGGAATGGTGGCAACCGGTGAGATGGATGTTGAGCGGCGTCTCGATATTGACCCGCGGCTCGCACCAGTCGCCGATTGCGGCGGCGTGCAGCTTGGTATTGGACGCCGCGAACTTGCAGCCGGCATTGCCGGTGCAGGCGATCAGGCCGGCACGAATCTGCGAGGCCTCGACCGCCAAACCAACCGCCTTGATCGCCGCGATCGCGAGTTCGACATTTTCGTCGCGCACGCCAGGGATCAGCAGGTTCTGCCAGACCGTCAGACGGATATCGCCGTCGCCGAGGTCCTGCGCAATCTTGGCCAATCCGCGCATCTGCTCGCAGGTAACCTTGCCGAGCGGCAGCGCGACGCCGATCCAGTTCAGGCCTTGCTGCTTCTGCATGTGAACGCCGATATGGGCCATGCGGTCGAACGCCGGTCGCGGCGCCAACGCTTCCGCCGGCACCCGCGTAAAGGCCTGCCCGAGCCGCGCTTCGACCAGTTCGAGAAACTTGTCGTGCCCCATCGCGTCGAGGACATACTTCAGGCGCGACTTCTGCCGGTTGGTGCGGTCGCCGGTGTCGATATAGGCGCGGACGATCGCGTCCGACACTTTGGTTGCGTCGGCCGGCTTGACGATGATGTCGCCGTATTTGGCGAAATCGCGGTGACCGGTGATGCCGCCGAGGCCGAGGCGAAACCAGACGCCGGGCTCGACGCCGAAACCGTCCTTCACCTCGACAGCCGAAAACGCGATGTCGTTGGTGTCTTCCAGCACCGCGATCTTGCCGGCGCCGTCGAAGGCGACATTGAACTTGCGCGGCAATCCCGTCAGCGAGCGATCGTTGAGGATGTGGTAGTGCCACTCGCGGGCATAGGCGCGGGTGTCGAGTATTTCCTGCGGATCGATCCCCGCCGTCGGCGTGCCCGTGACGTTGCGGATGTTGTCGGCGCCGGAGCCGCGCGAGCACAGGCCGAGGTCCTGAATACCCTCGATCAACGCCGCCGAATTCTTGAAGGGTATCTCGCGCACCTGCAAATTGGCGCGCGTGGTGACGTGACAGAACGGCCCGCAAAGCTGTTCGGCGAGATCGGCGAGGCCCGCGAACTGCCAGTGCTTCACGATCCCGTTCGGAATCCGCAACCGGCACATGTAGGAGTCTTGCGCCGGCGCGACGTAGAACAGGCCGTAATAGCGCCAGCGAAAATTATCCGCAGGCGACGGCGGCTTGTCGTCGAGCGCCTGCTGCCGTAACCGCGGATAGGCATCGAACGGATGCTCTTCGCGCTTTACCTTCTCCATGTCGGCGAGCTTCTTGCCCGCTGCAACGACCTTGTCCTGGGCCTTGATATGCGCGGCTTCCGGTCCGGTCGGCTCGGCGTTCGCCTTGCTGCCGCCGCCGAGACCACGCCCAACGCGGCTGATCTGCAAGCCCGTGGTGAAGCCTTCGAGATAGCGCTTCTGCTCGTCCGAAAAGTCGACTGAAAGTGTTTCGATTTTCATGGTGCGCGACGAAGCTCCTGCGGCCACGATCGGTGGCAGAACGAAGTTGGTGGGGCGACCGCTTCGAACCCGGCTCAGCGGTTACGCTGGGCCATTTCCGGGAGACGATCCGACCAGCTTCGTTGCTGCGAAAATCCATCTTGGACGTAGGCCAGCCGGCTTCTCCGACGTCTGGCTGCACTGCAACATACAAGTTGCGTGCCACACTGAGTCGATTTGAATACGCAGTTATTTCAGATGGTTATGGGATGGCTTGGGAAACAATGAAGACAAATTCATTGCTGTATGCAAGCAATATGCGCATAAATTAGGCAACTATGCTCGACGCCCAATTTCTTATCAGAAGAAGAGATCAGGCGTTACGGCTTCCAGTGGCCGATCTTGAACGCCGCCAGATGCCCGGCGATGTCGGCCGGGTCAAAGGCAGGCCCGGCAAACGCGCCGACAGCGTCCGAGGGGCCGGCCGCTTTCGCCTGTTGCTGCCCCATGGCGGTGTCGTAGAGATCCGGCCGGAACACGTCCATCGCGGTCTTCAGCGCCTCCGGGCGCATCGCGGTCTGCCCCCATCGCACCATCTGGGCGTAGAGCCAGGCAGCCTGCACCGGATCCGGCCGGGCCGCGCCCTCGCGTCCGACCAGGAGATAACGGCTGCTCTCGCGCCGCGCGCCGTCGGGCGAAACCTTCAGGCGGCCGTCGAGGGTCCGTTGGATCACTTCCGCATCGACCCCAATCCGCTCCGGCTGCGCCAGGATGCGCGCGGCCTCGGCGCGGTTTTCAGGCTGCTCGATGAATACAGCGGCGCGCGCGGCCGCCCGGATCAGGGCTGCCAGCACCTCCGGATTCTTTTCCGACCAGCTCTGCCGAACCGCGAGCACCTTCTCCACGGCACGCTGCAGGATATCGGACACAAAATGCAGGATGTGACCGATGCCGAGATCGACGGCGACCGAGTTCCAGGGCGCGCCGACGCAGAACGCGTCGACATGTCCATTGGCGAGGCTGTCCACCATGTAGGGCGGCGGCAGCACCACGAGGCGAACGTCCTCATCGGGATCGACCCCGCCCGCGGCCATCCAGAAACGAAGCTGGTAGTTATGGGTGGAGAACGGGAATGTCATGCCGAAGGTCAGCGGCTCCGCACCGCTGGCGCGCCGTTTGGCGACGACCCGGGACAGCGCCAGCGCGGTCGCCATCGGATTTGTGGCCTCACCCTCGAGTTCGCCCATGATCGCCGCGTGCAGCGCCGGCGATACCGTAATGGCATTGCCGTTCAGCCCGAGATTGAACGGCGCCACAATGGGAACCTTGACGTGCCCGAGCCCGAGGCTCGAGGCAATCGCCACCGGCGCCAGCAGATGCGCGGCATCGAACAGGCCGATGTTGAGCTTGTCGCGGACGTTGGACCACGACACTTCCCGCACCAACGTGACATCGAGCCCTTCGGCCGCGGCAAACCCCTTGTCGACGGCGATAATCAGCGCGGAGGCGTCAACCAGCGGAATGAAGCCGATGTGGAGCGGTGTGGTCATTTCAGCAACTCCGACGCGGTCAGGATCGACTGCGCGATCTCGCCGATCTTCTTTTTCTCGCGCATCGCGGTGGAGCGCATCAGCACATAGGCCTCGTCCTCGGTGAGGCCCTTCACCTTCATCAGGATTCCCTTGGCGCGATCGATCACCTTGCGTTCCTCGAGCGCGGATTTGGTGCGGTCGAGTTCGTCCTGCAGCTTCGAGAACGCATTGAAGCGGGAGATGCAGAGGTCGAGGATCGGCTTGATCCGCTCCTTCTTCAGGCCGTCGACGATATAGGCGGAAACGCCGGCATCGACGGAGGCCTGGATCGAGGCCGCATCGCTCTGGTCGACGAACATGGCAATCGGCCGCCGAACCGCGCGGCTGACCTGGAACATCTGTTCCAGAACGTCGCGGCTGGGGTTTTCGAGGTCGATCAGGATGACATCAGGATCGAGCGCGTAAATGCGCGCCAAAAGGCTCTGCATTTCGCGGATATGGACGACGCCGGTAAAGCCCGCCTCCCGCAACCCCTCTTCCAGGATGGCCGCGCGGATCGGGCTTTCGTCGACTATGACGATCTTCGGTGACGACTCAGCGCTCATCGATCAACTCTTTACCCGGTCGGGCATCCATAGCACGTCAAGGCCGGCCGCAAAGCCTTGTAATTATGAGCAATTGGGACTAGCTCGGGGAAACCTGCTTCCCGCAAGTCGCAAACGTCCAACGCACAACTTTCTCACCTAGGATGCTCTTAGCGCGCGGCCGGCCAATATATTCCCAGCATGAACGCTGCAAATCCTCCAACCAAGCATCATTACATCCCTGCCTTCTACTTGAGGCGTTGGCTTGGTTCTGATGGCAAGGTAATCGAATTCACCAAGCCGTATCACGACATCGTCGTTAAGCCGATCGTACCCGAGAGGACTGGTTATCAAGAAAGGCTGTATGAGCTGAAGGGCTACGAGCCAGAGCTTGCACAGCAGATCGAGGAAAGCTTCTTCAAGCCTCTCGACACTTGGGCATCTAACGCGCTCGATATGCTCGAGCGCTATGGCCACAACGCTCCTTGGGACGCCGACAGTCGATCCGCATGGACGCGCTTCATCCTTTCACTGCTACTGCGTTGCCCCGAAGATATCGCTCTGTTTCGGGAACGGTGGCACGGAGATTTTGGTCAAACCGATGAAGCTGCCGAGGCGAAGTATCGAGGTGCGCGGAAAGACGGCGACCCAGACACGTTTGCAGAATTCCTCGATCGTCAGCCATTGAGTTTGAAAGAGCGGTATCAATTCAAGGTTCTGCTCAAGCTGATCGACCATGGGGAAATCGGCCAAGAAATGAACAACATGTATTGGCGCGTGCTGCAGACACCGGCCGACGCCCCGACATTGCTGACCTCAGACCGCCCCATCATGCGAACCAGGAACCTCAAAAGGCCCGAGGGGCATATTGCTCTTCCTATAGGTCCAAGGCTGCTCTTCATTGCGTCAGCCGACACCGATTTCCTAAAGCAGCTCCTTAAAGTAGGCCAGCTAAAGCTAGTGAAAGAGGTTAACCGGCAAATTGTCGAGAGCGCCACTAGGTTTGTCTACGGTGTCGACGACAAACAATTTCGCTTTGTGCAGAATCATTTCGGAAAAGCGCCGCAGCCAAGGCTGATGGAGAGCCTGATGAAGGGATAAAGCCTTGTAATTGCGAGAAAATAGGACTAGCTCGTGCCTATCAATCAGGCAGATGTGACATGCAACAGGCCGCCGCGCCCAAAGTCAGCTTTGTATCGCTGGGATGCCCCAAGGCGCTGGTGGATTCCGAGCGCATCATCACGCGGCTGCGCGCCGAAGGCTATGAGCTCGCACGCAAGCATGACGGCGCCGACATCGTCATCGTCAACACCTGCGGCTTCCTCGACAGCGCCAAGCAGGAATCGCTCGGCGCCATCGGCGAGGCCATGGCCGAGAACGGCAAGGTCATCGTCACCGGCTGCATGGGCGCCGAACCCGAGCAGATCGAGGCGGCCTATCCCGGCGTGCTCTCGATCACGGGTCCGCAGCAATATGAGAGCGTGCTGGAGGCCGTGCACCGCGCGCTGCCGCCGGTCCACAACCCGCATCTCGACCTGGTGCCGCCGCAGGGCATCAAGCTGACGCCCAGGCACTACGCCTATTTGAAGATTTCCGAGGGCTGCAACAACCGCTGCAGCTTCTGCATCATTCCGAAACTGCGCGGCGACCTGGTGTCACGCCCGGCGGGTGACGTGCTGCGCGAAGCGGAAAAGCTGGTCACCGCCGGCGTCAAGGAACTGCTCGTTATCTCGCAGGATACCTCGGCCTACGGCGTCGATATCAAATATGCCGAGAGCCCGTGGAAAGACCGCCAGGTCCGCGCCAAATTCTTCGATCTCGCCAAGGAGCTCGGCGAGCTCGGCGCCTGGGTACGGCTGCAATATGTCTACCCCTACCCGCATGTCGACGAGGTCATCGGCCTGATGACCGAAGGCAAGGTTCTGCCCTACCTCGACATTCCGTTCCAGCATGCGAGCCCGGAAGTTCTGAAAGCGATGAAGCGCCCCGCCGCGCAGGAAAAGACGCTGGCGCGGATCAAGAAGTGGCGCGAGGAATGCCCCGACCTGACGCTGCGCTCGACCTTCATCGTCGGTTTTCCCGGCGAGACCGATTCCGATTTTGCGTATCTTCTCGACTGGCTGGAAGAGGCCGAGATCGATCGTCTCGGTTGCTTCAAGTATGAGCCGGTCGCGGGCGCGCCGTCGAATGCGATCGGCAATCCGGTGCCTGACGAACTCAAGCAGGAGCGCTGGAACGCGCTGATGGCGCGGCAGCAGAAAATCTCCGCGCGGCGCCTCAAGCGCAAGGTCGGCACGCGGCAGCAGGTCATCATCGACGAGGTCGGTCCGACCGTCTCGAAAGGCCGCTCCAAGGCCGATGCGCCGCAGATCGACGGTTCGGTCTATCTGTCGAGCCGTCGCCCACTCAAAGTCGGCGAAATCGTCACTGCCAAGATCGAACGCGCCGACCAATACGATCTGCACGGCAGCGTCGCGGGATTCTGAAAGTAGTCTCATCCAGATGTCCGATCACCTGAAAGAAATTCCGCCCGCAGCCCAGTTGCTCGGTCGGGAAATCATTTCGGTCGATCCACAATCCGGCGAGGTGACACTGCGATTCACGGCGAAAGAGGAATTCGCCAACCGCCACGGCACCGTGCAAGGTGGCATGCTGGCGGCGATGCTGGATTCCGCGACCGGCAATGCGATGATGGCGAGATTACCGTCGCATTTGACGGCGGTCACGACCCGCCTCGACACGCAGTTTCTGAAGCCGGCTGCGCTCGGCCCGATCACGGCGACCGCGCGCCTCATTCGCCAGGACGAACGCAACGCCGAGGTGCAGGGTGAACTCACCGACGGCAACGGCATCGTCGTCGCAACCGCCCGCGCCGAATTGCGCCTTCGCGAGCGCAAGGTATCCTGACATCAGCCCGAAACGATCCGTCACCTTGCAAAGCCGCTTGACATCATCAGCCGTTCGGCTGTATGGCCCTCGCCCATGAACCTCAACCGGACCAACCGCCGCGCATCTTTCCGTCGTCGCTCCAGCGACGATGATGGGTTGCGCCGTGTCCGACGAGACAGCTGATTAACTAGATCAGCAACTTTTCGAGAAGGCCGCACCCAAAAAGTGCGGCCTTCTTGCGTTCAAGCCCGCCTCTTCACCAGACCTCGACAGGAGACCAACATGACCAACGCCATCCATCCGTATGACGCGCTGATGAACATCACCGCGCGACCGCCGACCGTCTTCGTCAAGGGAGACGGCGCCTATCTCTGGGACGATAGCGGCAAGCGCTATCTCGATTTCATGCAGGGGTGGGCCGTCAATTGCCTCGGCCACTCGCCGGCCATCGTCGCCGACGCGCTGGCAGCGCAGGCGAAGCAACTGCTGACCCCCAGCCCGGCCTTCTTCAACGGACCGAGCCTGAAACTCGCCAATGCGCTGGTCGCCAACAGCTGTTTCGACCAGGTGTTCTTTGCCAATTCCGGCGCCGAAGCTAATGAAGGCGCGATCAAGCTGGCGCGCAAATTCGGTACGCTTTACAAGGGCGGCGCGCATGAAATCATCACCTTTGTCGGTGGCTTCCACGGCCGTACGCTGGCGACCATGTCGGCATCGGGCAAGAAGGCGTTCGAACCGCTGTTCGAACCCAAGGTGTCAGGCTTCCCGAAGGCGCAGCTCAACGATATCGAGTCCGTCAAGCGACTGATATCGACCAAGACGGTGGCCGTGATGCTGGAGCCGATCCAGGGCGAAGCCGGCGTCTGGGCGGCGACCGATCAATTCCTGCGGCAGTTGCGCGCGCTGACCCAGGAGCGCGGCTTGCTGCTGATCGTCGACGAGATCCAGACCGGCATGGGCCGGACCGGCAAGCTGTTTCACTACGAACATGCCGGCATCGAGCCCGACATCATGACGCTCGGCAAAGGCATCGGCGGTGGCGTGCCGCTGGCGGCGTTGCTGGCCACCGAATATGCGTCCTGTTTCGAACATGGCGACCAGGGTGGCACGTTTAACGGCAATCCGCTGATGTGCGCGGCGGGACTGGCGGTGCTCGAACATGTCGCCGCGCCGGCGTTCTTGAAATCGGCTGTCGAAGCCGGGCTATTTCTGGAAAGCGAGTTGCAAAAGTTGTCGGCGCGGCATGGTCTCGGCGAAGTGCGTGGCCGCGGCCTGTTGCTGGCACTCGATCTCAAGCTGCCGATCGGCGCCTCGATCGTGGCACAAGCGTTTGCGGAGGGCGTGCTGTTGAACTCGCCTCAGCCGGATGCGCTGCGCTTCATGCCGGCGCTCAATGTCTCCAAGGAGGAGATCGCGGACATGATCGGATGTCTGGATACGATCCTGACCAAGGCGGGTGCGGCGCGGATGGTGGCGTAGTTGAGTTCGTCATTCCGGGATGGTCCGAAGGACCAGACCCGGAAGTTCGAGATTCCGGGTTCGATGCTACGCATCGCCCCGGAATGACCTGCCCAAACCTACGGCCTTAAAATCGCGGCCCCCGTGGTCGCCCTGCCCTCGAGCTCGATATGCGCCTTCGCCGCATCCTTCAGCGCGTAGGCGTGATTGATCGGCACATGGAGCTTGCCGTTGATGACGGCGGCGAACAGCGTGTCGGCGCCTTCGAGCAATTCCTTGCGGGTGCCGACATAGTCGTTGAGCTTCGGCCGCGTCGCGAACAGCGAACCGTGGTTGTTGAGTTCGGCGAGCGCGAACGGCGGCACCGGGCCCGACGCGTTGCCAAAACTCACGAACAGTCCGCGTGGCTTGAGACAGGACAGCGAGCCCGGAAACGTGGTCTTGCCGACGCCGTCATAGACGACGTCGCAGAGTTCGTTGCGGCTGATCTGCTTGACCCGGTCGACGAAATTTTCCTCGTTGTAGAGGATGACATGGTCGCAGCCATTGGCGAGCGCGAGATCGGCCTTGGCCTTGGAGCCGACCGTCCCGATGACATGCGCCCCCATCGCGCGCGCCCACTGGCAGGCGAGCAGGCCGATGCCGCCGGCCGCCGCATGGATCAGCACGCGGTGGTGCGGCTCGACCTTGAAGGTCTTGTGCAGGAGATACCAGACCGTCAGTCCCTTGAGCATCAGGACGGCGCCCTGCTCGTAAGTGATGTGGTCGGGCAGCTTTACGAGTTTGTCCGCGGGAATCACCCGCTCGGACGCGTAGCCGCCGAGATTGAAATAGTAGGCGACGCGGTCGCCGAGGTGGAAATTGGTGACGCCTGGTCCAACCTCAATCACTTCGCCCGCGGCCTCATTGCCGGCGATGAACGGCAGGCTGGGTGCCTTATAGAGGCCGGTGCGGAAATAGACGTCGATGAAGTTGAGGCCGACGGCGTGCTGGCGGATGCGAACCTCGCCCGGTCCGGGCGCCGCGACCACCACGTCCTCATACACGAGCGCTTCCGGGCCCCCCACCTTGTGCACCCGCACGGCCTTGGTCATGACGGTTCTCTCCCTCGGTATTTCCTTGAACGCCGACCTTCGAAGCGAAAGCCATCGCCGCTGCGTTGTCAACTCGCCGGCCGAAGCCGGCTAATTGGCAGCCCTCTTACGGTTGCGCTTGACGAGCACATTGAACATTTCGACGGTGGCCGAGAACGTGATGGCAAAGTAGATGTAACCGCGTGGAATGTGGAACTTGAATCCGTCCGCCACCAGCGCCACGCCGATCAGCACCAGAAACGCCAGCGCCAGCATTTTCGTGGTCGGATGTTCAGCCACGAACCGCGCCACCGGGCCGGACGAGACATACATAATGATGCAGGCGATCACGACGGCGGCGATCATGATTGCGAGATCCTGCGCCATGCCGATCGCGGTGATGATCGAGTCCAGCGAGAACACCATGTCGATGACGATGATCTGGACGATCACCCAGAAGAACGCGCTGGCCTTGCCGGCGCCTTCGGGCTCCGCGTCGCGCGCCTCGACTTCGGCGTGAATTTCGTGGGTCGCCTTGGCGATCAGGAACAGTCCGCCGCCGATCAGGATGATGTCGCGCCAGGATAGCGCCACGCTCTTCACGGTCAGAACCGGCTCGGTCAGGCCGATCAGCCAGACCAGCAGGCTGAGCAGGATGATGCGGAACACCAGCGCCAGCAGCAGGCCGATCTGACGGGCGCGCTTGGCCTGGGCTGCCGGAATCCGCGAGACGATCACCGACAGGAAGATGACGTTGTCGATCCCGAGCACGATCTCCAGCGCCGTCAGGGTCAGCAACGCCGCCCACGCTTCCGCGCTGGTCAGTAATTCCATCATGCCTTGAACGCCTTGATTCGCCTGATGACGGCATCGCTGCCGACGATATAGGCGGCGATGAAACAGAGCCCGGCTGTGATGGGAACGCCGACATTGAAATCACAGGCCAGCGTGTAGATCGCGAGCCCGGCCCATACCGCCAGCAGCCACAGCGTCAGCCAGCGCAGCCGCACCACGCGAACCGGATGCAGCGTGTGAAACGGCGCGAACGTCAATACGATCAGGACCGCGATGCCGAGGCTGGACCAAACCGGCGGCCAGTGCAGCAGGAACAGATAGAACGCCGCCGCATTCCACAACGCCGGAAAGCCGCGAAAATGATTGTCCGATACCTTCATGCGCTTGTCGGCGAAATACAGCGCCCCTGACACCACGACGCCGATACCGAGCAGCGGCGCCGCCAGCGGCAGCAGCAGCCCGCTCGCCGTAATCGCATAGGCCGGAACGAAGACGTAGGTGACGAAATCGACGACGAGGTCGAGCACCTCGCCCGACCAGTTCGGCTGCAAGCGCACCACATCGAGCTTGCGCGCGATCGGCCCGTCGATGCCGTCGACGATCAGTGCCACGCCAAGCCAGCCGAACATGTTGGCCCAGTGCTCGCGCACGGCTTCCAGCATCGCGATCAGCGCAAAGCCGGCGCCCAGCGCCGTGAAGACATGCACGCCGAATGCGGCGAGCCGCATCCGGGCCGATCCCGGGGCTGAAATGGGCTGACTGATCTGGTTCATTGTCCGGGCAGTGCTATCAGGAATCGCCGTGATTTGCATATCCGCGCTTGCGGCGTTCCGCCGCGCAAACCAGTGGAAACAATTATGCCGGTTAACGCCTTGAAAATGCATTCGAGAACGTCAATTGTCCCGGGATGAACGATACATCGCCAATTTATGACACCGTTGTGATCGGCGGCGGTCCGGCGGGATTGACCGCGGCCATTGCGCTGGCCGGGACCGGTGCACGAACCGCCCTGCTCGCCCGCCGCACGCCCTATGCCGACAATCGCACCACCGCGCTGCTTGGCGCGTCCGCCGACCTGCTCGAACGCCTCGAGGTCTGGCCGCGCTGCCGGGACAAGGCCGCCACCTTGCAGACCATGCGCTTGGTCGACGACACCGGCCGGCTGATCCGTGCGCCGGAGGTGCGGTTTTCCTCCAAGGAAATCGGGCTCGAACAGTTCGGCTACAACATCGACAACCGTTCGCTGATAGCAGCACTCGAGGAACGCGCCGGCGAATTGTCCAACCTGACACGCCACGACGACGAGGCCGCAGCGATCGAGCCTGATGACGCGGCGGTTACGATCCGCACCAGCCGGGGGCAGGTTCTGACGGCACGGCTGGTGGTCGGCGCCGATGGTCGGCAGTCGCCTTCCCGCGCCGCCGCCGGCATCGACGTTATCAGGCGCGACCTGCATCAGTCGGCGCTGACGTTTAACATCGCCCATTCGCATCCCCACAACAACATCTCCACCGAGTTCCACACGCCGCAGGGCCCGTGCGTGTTCGTGCCGCTGCCCGGCAACCGCTGCAGCGTGGTGTGGGTGCAGGCCACGAAGGAGGCCGAACGGCTGATGGCACTCGGCGACGACGAACTGTCCGAGGCCGCCGAAAAGCAATCGCACTCCATCCTCGGCCGCGTTCAGGTTGAGGCCGGACGGAATGTCTTTCCGCTGACGATCGAGAGCCCGAAGCAATTCGCCAGCCATCGCGTCGCGCTGGTCGGTGAATCCGCCCATGTGCTGCCGCCGATCGGCGCACAGGGCCTCAACATGGGACTGCGCGACGCCGCCGATCTCGCCGAGATCGCAGGGAATGCGATGTCGCTGGGCGAAGATCCCGGTTCGCCGCAGGTATTGGCACGCTATCAATCAGCCAGGCGCGCCGACGTCGCCAGCCGCACGATCGCGATCGACATCGCCAACCGCTCGTTGCTCAGCGACTTCATCGCCGTGCAGTCGCTGCGCGCGGCCGGCCTGCATCTGCTCAGCTCATTCGGCCCCTTGCGGCGACTGGCGATGCGCGAAGGGCTGGCGCCCTCATGGAAACGGGTGAGCTAGGCGCAACGCCGGACTGGGGATGCGAGATGGTCGCCAGCGACAGCTTTGCCGATTTCCTGCGCGAGCAACTCGCGCCGTTGGGCCGCGTCGCGATGCGGCGCATGTTCGGCAAGACCGGCGTCTTCTGCGACGGGCTGATGTTCGCCATGGTCACCGACGATACGCTTTACTTCCGGGTCGACGACCACAACCGGGAGGCCTTTAGGGAGGCCGAGTCGTTTTCGCCGCTCAGCTACGAAAAGAACGGCGAAACCATCGATCTCTCGTTCTGGCGCGCGCCGGAGCGGCTATTCGATCAACCCGAAGAGCTGGTGAGCTGGGCGCACGAAGCCATGGGCGCGGC is a window encoding:
- a CDS encoding TerC family protein, which produces MMELLTSAEAWAALLTLTALEIVLGIDNVIFLSVIVSRIPAAQAKRARQIGLLLALVFRIILLSLLVWLIGLTEPVLTVKSVALSWRDIILIGGGLFLIAKATHEIHAEVEARDAEPEGAGKASAFFWVIVQIIVIDMVFSLDSIITAIGMAQDLAIMIAAVVIACIIMYVSSGPVARFVAEHPTTKMLALAFLVLIGVALVADGFKFHIPRGYIYFAITFSATVEMFNVLVKRNRKRAAN
- the pcsA gene encoding phosphatidylcholine synthase; this encodes MNQISQPISAPGSARMRLAAFGVHVFTALGAGFALIAMLEAVREHWANMFGWLGVALIVDGIDGPIARKLDVVRLQPNWSGEVLDLVVDFVTYVFVPAYAITASGLLLPLAAPLLGIGVVVSGALYFADKRMKVSDNHFRGFPALWNAAAFYLFLLHWPPVWSSLGIAVLIVLTFAPFHTLHPVRVVRLRWLTLWLLAVWAGLAIYTLACDFNVGVPITAGLCFIAAYIVGSDAVIRRIKAFKA
- a CDS encoding quinone oxidoreductase, with translation MTKAVRVHKVGGPEALVYEDVVVAAPGPGEVRIRQHAVGLNFIDVYFRTGLYKAPSLPFIAGNEAAGEVIEVGPGVTNFHLGDRVAYYFNLGGYASERVIPADKLVKLPDHITYEQGAVLMLKGLTVWYLLHKTFKVEPHHRVLIHAAAGGIGLLACQWARAMGAHVIGTVGSKAKADLALANGCDHVILYNEENFVDRVKQISRNELCDVVYDGVGKTTFPGSLSCLKPRGLFVSFGNASGPVPPFALAELNNHGSLFATRPKLNDYVGTRKELLEGADTLFAAVINGKLHVPINHAYALKDAAKAHIELEGRATTGAAILRP
- a CDS encoding acetylornithine transaminase — translated: MTNAIHPYDALMNITARPPTVFVKGDGAYLWDDSGKRYLDFMQGWAVNCLGHSPAIVADALAAQAKQLLTPSPAFFNGPSLKLANALVANSCFDQVFFANSGAEANEGAIKLARKFGTLYKGGAHEIITFVGGFHGRTLATMSASGKKAFEPLFEPKVSGFPKAQLNDIESVKRLISTKTVAVMLEPIQGEAGVWAATDQFLRQLRALTQERGLLLIVDEIQTGMGRTGKLFHYEHAGIEPDIMTLGKGIGGGVPLAALLATEYASCFEHGDQGGTFNGNPLMCAAGLAVLEHVAAPAFLKSAVEAGLFLESELQKLSARHGLGEVRGRGLLLALDLKLPIGASIVAQAFAEGVLLNSPQPDALRFMPALNVSKEEIADMIGCLDTILTKAGAARMVA
- the rimO gene encoding 30S ribosomal protein S12 methylthiotransferase RimO, translated to MQQAAAPKVSFVSLGCPKALVDSERIITRLRAEGYELARKHDGADIVIVNTCGFLDSAKQESLGAIGEAMAENGKVIVTGCMGAEPEQIEAAYPGVLSITGPQQYESVLEAVHRALPPVHNPHLDLVPPQGIKLTPRHYAYLKISEGCNNRCSFCIIPKLRGDLVSRPAGDVLREAEKLVTAGVKELLVISQDTSAYGVDIKYAESPWKDRQVRAKFFDLAKELGELGAWVRLQYVYPYPHVDEVIGLMTEGKVLPYLDIPFQHASPEVLKAMKRPAAQEKTLARIKKWREECPDLTLRSTFIVGFPGETDSDFAYLLDWLEEAEIDRLGCFKYEPVAGAPSNAIGNPVPDELKQERWNALMARQQKISARRLKRKVGTRQQVIIDEVGPTVSKGRSKADAPQIDGSVYLSSRRPLKVGEIVTAKIERADQYDLHGSVAGF
- a CDS encoding PaaI family thioesterase, translated to MSDHLKEIPPAAQLLGREIISVDPQSGEVTLRFTAKEEFANRHGTVQGGMLAAMLDSATGNAMMARLPSHLTAVTTRLDTQFLKPAALGPITATARLIRQDERNAEVQGELTDGNGIVVATARAELRLRERKVS
- a CDS encoding UbiH/UbiF family hydroxylase, which gives rise to MNDTSPIYDTVVIGGGPAGLTAAIALAGTGARTALLARRTPYADNRTTALLGASADLLERLEVWPRCRDKAATLQTMRLVDDTGRLIRAPEVRFSSKEIGLEQFGYNIDNRSLIAALEERAGELSNLTRHDDEAAAIEPDDAAVTIRTSRGQVLTARLVVGADGRQSPSRAAAGIDVIRRDLHQSALTFNIAHSHPHNNISTEFHTPQGPCVFVPLPGNRCSVVWVQATKEAERLMALGDDELSEAAEKQSHSILGRVQVEAGRNVFPLTIESPKQFASHRVALVGESAHVLPPIGAQGLNMGLRDAADLAEIAGNAMSLGEDPGSPQVLARYQSARRADVASRTIAIDIANRSLLSDFIAVQSLRAAGLHLLSSFGPLRRLAMREGLAPSWKRVS